One segment of Alnus glutinosa chromosome 2, dhAlnGlut1.1, whole genome shotgun sequence DNA contains the following:
- the LOC133859268 gene encoding nuclear transcription factor Y subunit C-2-like, translating into MDLNQSIQDFRFSSSPSPQLQNSMPMASFMLPNHQQTSKLIPGLCMYVQRNILELFWNQQLVEIYNTSVIKSHHQLPLARIKRIMKSDGKAKMISADTPAVFSKACELFILELTLRAWLQTEECRRRTLQRSDIAMAVRHDDLLDFLVDVVPLDHHRIYKEKGTGKNLEQTQSGPTDQSLHHPMMINMGELVGANSEVPGPYMINPSMSGAELEYDCPSKF; encoded by the exons ATGGATTTGAATCAGTCAATTCAGGATTTCCGATTTTCCTCATCCCCATCTCCACAACTGCAAAATTCCATGCCTATGGCGTCTTTCATGTTGCCTAATCACCAGCAAACAAGCAAA CTGATTCCTGGCTTGTGCATGTACGTACAGAGgaatattttagagttattttgGAATCAACAGTTGGTCGAGATTTATAATACTTCAG TGATTAAGAGCCACCATCAACTACCTCTCGCAAGGATCAAAAGGATAATGAAATCCGATGGAAAAGCTAAG ATGATCAGCGCAGACACTCCTGCTGTTTTCTCCAAAGCTTGTGAGCTTTTCATTCTGGAGCTCACACTTCGCGCATGGCTGCAAACTGAAGAATGTAGGAGGCGAACACTGCAGCGTTCTGACATTGCTATGGCCGTCAGGCACGACGACCTTCTTGATTTCTTGGTTGATGTCGTTCCGTTGGATCATCACCGTATCTATAAG GAAAAGGGAACTGGAAAAAATTTAGAACAAACTCAATCTGGCCCTACTGATCAATCACTGCATCATCCTATGATGATTAACATGGGC GAATTGGTCGGAGCGAACTCAGAAGTGCCGGGGCCGTACATGATTAACCCATCAATGTCCGGTGCTGAACTGGAGTATGATTGTCCTTCCAAG tTCTAA